A window of Euwallacea fornicatus isolate EFF26 chromosome 13, ASM4011564v1, whole genome shotgun sequence contains these coding sequences:
- the LOC136342949 gene encoding ecdysteroid-regulated 16 kDa protein-like translates to MSYCKGLLSVAVIVAVIFEVSATFSDCGSVHGNIVSVDISKCTPSAKRCILRRNSNVTMAITFTSSTESRSLKAVVHGVVLGIPAPFDLPNSNGCQDSGIVCPVQSGATYKYVTTLPILSAYPRVTVDIKWELKDDNNEDLICALIPAKIS, encoded by the exons ATGAGTTATTGTAAAGGTTTATTATCAGTTGCTGTAATAGTTGCCGTAATTTTTGAAGTGTCAGCTACCTTCTCTGACTGTG GATCGGTGCATGGTAATATAGTATCAGTGGATATTTCCAAATGTACACCATCGGCAAAGAGATGCATTTTAAGGAGAAACTCTAACGTCACCATGGCGATTACCTTCACCTCAT CCACAGAGTCCAGGTCGTTGAAAGCAGTAGTGCATGGAGTCGTCCTGGGAATTCCCGCACCGTTCGACCTACCTAACTCGAACGGATGTCAAGATTCTGGCATTGTATGTCCAGTTCAATCAGGAGCTACGTACAAATATGTCACCACTTTGCCCATTCTTTCTGCATACCCAAGG GTGACTGTGGACATTAAGTGGGAACTTAAGGACGACAACAACGAAGACTTGATCTGCGCCTTGATTCCTGCAAAGATTTCTTAA
- the LOC136342947 gene encoding serine/threonine/tyrosine-interacting protein-like isoform X2: MIDLSPQISDEINNVNTKISSQSNASWNFCNSTIMQEIVPGVYLGSYMAAQPHCLPNLLQKGIRYILCVRTEAESGYLRPQLSNPAFIYRTLDIADKETENIMRFFPEVNAFIDEALAKNFKVLIQCSSGNSRSASFVLAYIMQKFRLTFSDALDFVKAKRISVDPNAGFQAQLFEYEPIYQARLRVTIEGSSSKCRPKRKLEQLAGAVAEIGDYVVAPPPSPVSCEGLALNAGAPSQSDLTSHLYKLWLLQR, encoded by the exons ATGATTGATTTGTCACCCCAAATCTCCGACGAG ATAAACAAtgtaaatactaaaatttcaaGCCAGTCAAATGCATCCTggaatttttgcaattctACCATTATGCAGGAAATTGTACCAGGAGTGTACCTTGGCTCTTACATGGCAGCACAGCCCCATTGCCTTCCAAATTTACTACAAAAGGGCATTAG gtatattttatgtgttaGAACTGAGGCAGAGTCGGGTTATCTTAGACCTCAGTTATCCAATCCAGCATTCATATACCGAACACTTGACATTGCTGACAAAGAGACTGAAAACATTATGAGATTTTTCCCTGAAGTTAATGCCTTCATTGATGAAGCCCtagctaaaaattttaaagtgctAATTCAATGTAGTAGTGGTAATTCGAGAAGTGCCTCTTTTGTATTAGCATACATCATGCAGAAATTTAGACTCACTTTCAG TGATGCCTTGGACTTTGTGAAAGCAAAGAGAATTTCTGTGGATCCAAATGCAGGATTTCAAGCACAATTATTTGAATATGAACCAATTTACCAGGCAAGGTTAAGGGTTACCATTGAAGGATCTTCAAGCAAATGTAGGCCCAAGAGGAAATTAGAACAATTAGCTGGAGCTG TTGCTGAAATTGGCGATTATGTTGTAGCTCCTCCTCCAAGCCCAGTTTCATGTGAAGGCTTAGCTCTCAATGCCGGAGCACCAAGCCAAAGTGACTTAACAAGTCATTTGTACAAGTTATGGCTGTTACAAAGGTAA
- the LOC136342944 gene encoding pseudouridylate synthase TRUB2, mitochondrial, translating to MLLQEAPVVWNALKGLICVYKPTEVSVLKMRRILIHKICKEMNSLEGRPPSDFVAIVGDPSKKLTVSVRPNYADHPLVVGSRYQEQDLPVSWSNYLGFHTSGVLLFGVRWGTKQAKYMRENRSTRAYKVKGVLGQVTDNCFKTGKVVMRSNWKHVKREHMDRFLSAMQASHQKKMFQTCGIDMQSQTAYDLAIQGLIRPADKKIPVLYGIKCVEFNPPEFMIEIQCINEYEDYLMHLIHEIGQKLHSTAHCTAIQCIRHSRFTLDHALLMKHLTIPNILDNMKLCSNILDEMANDRTKITLV from the exons ATGCTCCTCCAAGAAGCACCTGTTGTTTGGAATGCCTTAAAGGGCCTTATTTGCGTATATAAACCAACAGAAGTGTCTGTACTCAAAATGAGAAGAATTCTTATACACAAAATTTGCAAGG AAATGAATAGTTTAGAAGGGAGACCTCCCTCTGATTTTGTTGCTATAGTAGGAGATCCATCAAAAAAACTCACTGTATCGGTAAGACCCAACTATGCTGACCACCCACTGGTAGTAGGTTCTCGGTATCAAGAGCAAGATCTGCCAGTTTCTTGGTCAAACTATTTAGGGTTTCATACCAGTGGAGTCTTAT TATTTGGTGTTAGGTGGGGCACTAAACAAGCTAAATACATGAGGGAAAATCGGTCAACAAGGGCATACAAAGTTAAAGGTGTCTTAGGACAAGTGACAGATAATTGTTTCAAAACAGGGAAAGTTGTAATGAGGTCCAATTGGAAGCATGTGAAACGGGAACATATGGATAGATTTTTGAGTGCAATGCAGGCATCacatcaaaaaaaaatgtttca gACCTGTGGAATAGATATGCAATCACAAACTGCTTATGATCTTGCAATACAGGGCTTAATTAGGCCTGCAGATAAGAAAATACCAGTTTTGTATGGGATCAAATGTGTTGAATTTAATCCTCCAGAGTTTATGATAG AAATACAATGCATAAACGAATATGAAGACTATCTCATGCATTTAATACATGAAATAGGCCAAAAATTACATTCTACGGCCCATTGTACTGCTATTCAATGTATTAGACACAGTCG ATTTACGTTGGATCACGCTCTTTTAATGAAGCACCTGACCATACCAAATATCTTGGATAACATGAAATTGTGTTCTAATATTTTAGATGAAATGGCAAATGATAGAACAAAGATCACATTAGTCTAG
- the LOC136342947 gene encoding serine/threonine/tyrosine-interacting protein-like isoform X1 gives MYCVYPLFSLKFEINNVNTKISSQSNASWNFCNSTIMQEIVPGVYLGSYMAAQPHCLPNLLQKGIRYILCVRTEAESGYLRPQLSNPAFIYRTLDIADKETENIMRFFPEVNAFIDEALAKNFKVLIQCSSGNSRSASFVLAYIMQKFRLTFSDALDFVKAKRISVDPNAGFQAQLFEYEPIYQARLRVTIEGSSSKCRPKRKLEQLAGAVAEIGDYVVAPPPSPVSCEGLALNAGAPSQSDLTSHLYKLWLLQR, from the exons ATGTATTGTGTTTATCCTTTATTTAGCTTGAAATTTGAG ATAAACAAtgtaaatactaaaatttcaaGCCAGTCAAATGCATCCTggaatttttgcaattctACCATTATGCAGGAAATTGTACCAGGAGTGTACCTTGGCTCTTACATGGCAGCACAGCCCCATTGCCTTCCAAATTTACTACAAAAGGGCATTAG gtatattttatgtgttaGAACTGAGGCAGAGTCGGGTTATCTTAGACCTCAGTTATCCAATCCAGCATTCATATACCGAACACTTGACATTGCTGACAAAGAGACTGAAAACATTATGAGATTTTTCCCTGAAGTTAATGCCTTCATTGATGAAGCCCtagctaaaaattttaaagtgctAATTCAATGTAGTAGTGGTAATTCGAGAAGTGCCTCTTTTGTATTAGCATACATCATGCAGAAATTTAGACTCACTTTCAG TGATGCCTTGGACTTTGTGAAAGCAAAGAGAATTTCTGTGGATCCAAATGCAGGATTTCAAGCACAATTATTTGAATATGAACCAATTTACCAGGCAAGGTTAAGGGTTACCATTGAAGGATCTTCAAGCAAATGTAGGCCCAAGAGGAAATTAGAACAATTAGCTGGAGCTG TTGCTGAAATTGGCGATTATGTTGTAGCTCCTCCTCCAAGCCCAGTTTCATGTGAAGGCTTAGCTCTCAATGCCGGAGCACCAAGCCAAAGTGACTTAACAAGTCATTTGTACAAGTTATGGCTGTTACAAAGGTAA
- the LOC136342947 gene encoding serine/threonine/tyrosine-interacting protein-like isoform X3 → MYCVYPLFSLKFEINNVNTKISSQSNASWNFCNSTIMQEIVPGVYLGSYMAAQPHCLPNLLQKGIRYILCVRTEAESGYLRPQLSNPAFIYRTLDIADKETENIMRFFPEVNAFIDEALAKNFKVLIQCSSGNSRSASFVLAYIMQKFRLTFSDALDFVKAKRISVDPNAGFQAQLFEYEPIYQARLRVTIEGSSSKCRPKRKLEQLAGAGGC, encoded by the exons ATGTATTGTGTTTATCCTTTATTTAGCTTGAAATTTGAG ATAAACAAtgtaaatactaaaatttcaaGCCAGTCAAATGCATCCTggaatttttgcaattctACCATTATGCAGGAAATTGTACCAGGAGTGTACCTTGGCTCTTACATGGCAGCACAGCCCCATTGCCTTCCAAATTTACTACAAAAGGGCATTAG gtatattttatgtgttaGAACTGAGGCAGAGTCGGGTTATCTTAGACCTCAGTTATCCAATCCAGCATTCATATACCGAACACTTGACATTGCTGACAAAGAGACTGAAAACATTATGAGATTTTTCCCTGAAGTTAATGCCTTCATTGATGAAGCCCtagctaaaaattttaaagtgctAATTCAATGTAGTAGTGGTAATTCGAGAAGTGCCTCTTTTGTATTAGCATACATCATGCAGAAATTTAGACTCACTTTCAG TGATGCCTTGGACTTTGTGAAAGCAAAGAGAATTTCTGTGGATCCAAATGCAGGATTTCAAGCACAATTATTTGAATATGAACCAATTTACCAGGCAAGGTTAAGGGTTACCATTGAAGGATCTTCAAGCAAATGTAGGCCCAAGAGGAAATTAGAACAATTAGCTGGAGCTGGTGG TTGCTGA